The Mesorhizobium sp. INR15 region TTGTCGATTTCCGTGCCCATGGAAATGTTGGTGACACGCTCGAGGATGAATTCGAGCACGACTGGAACCTGGAATTCCTCCATCAGGCGCTGCGCCTCCTTGAAGGCACCGGCGAATTCTTCCGGCTTGCGCACCCTCACCGCCTTGCAACCCATGGCTTCGGCAACGGCAACATGGTCGACGCCATAGCCGGCCTCGGGATCGCCGGCCCGGTTGACGTTCTCGAAGGCAAGGCTGACCTCGAAATCCATCGAGAAACCGCGCTGCGCCTGGCGGATCAGGCCAAGATAGGCATTGTTCACGACGACGTGGATGTAGGGCAGCTTGTGCTGCGCACCGACAGCCAGTTCCTCGATCATGAACTGGAAATCATAGTCGCCCGACAGGGCGACGATGGCACGGTGCGGGTCGGCGGCGCGGACGCCAAGCGCTGCCGGCAGCGTCCAGCCGAGCGGGCCGGCCTGGCCGCAATTGATCCAGTTGCGCGGCTTGTAGACATGCAGGAACTGCGCGCCGGCGATCTGCGACAGGCCGATGGTGGTGACGTAGGTGACGTCGCGGCCAAAGGCCTTGTTCATCTCCTCATAGACGCGCTGCGGCTTCAGCGGCACCTGGTCGAAATGCGTCTTGCGCTTCATCGTCTTCTTGCGCTGCAGGCATTCCTTTGCCCAACCCGACCAGTCGCGCAGCTTGCCTGACGTCTTCCACTCGGTGGCGACGTCGAGCAGGATCTTCAGTGCGGCACCCGCGTCGGAAACGACACCGAGGTCCGGCGCGAAGACACGGCCGATCTGCGTCGGCTCGATATCGACATGGATGAATTTCTTGCCCTTGGTGTAGACATCGACCGAGCCGGTGTGGCGGTTTGCCCAACGGTTGCCGATGCCGAAGACGAAGTCGGCCTCGATCATGGTGGCGTTGCCGTAGCGATGTGACGTCTGCAGGCCGCACATGCCGGCCATCAGACGGTGATCATCGGGGATCGCGCCCCAGCCCATCAGCGTGGGGATGACGGGAACACCAGTGATCTCGGCGAATTCGATGAGCAGATCCGAAGCGTCCGCGTTGATGATGCCGCCACCGGCGACGATCAGCGGCTTTTCAGCCGCGTTCAACATATGCAGCGCCTTCTCGGCCTGGGCGCGCGTCATTGCCGGCTTGAACGGCACCAGCGGCTCATAAGCGTCGATGTCGAACTCAATCTCGGCCAGTTGCACGTCGACCGGCAGGTCGATCAGGACGGGACCGGGCCGCGACGAGCGCATCAGGTGGAACGCCTTTTGCAACGCCATCGGCACCAGATAGGGCTCCATGACGGTGACCGCCCATTTGGCGACGGGTGCGGCGATCGCGGCGATATCGACGGCCTGGAAATCCTCCTTGTTCAGCCGGGCGCGCGGCGCCTGGCCCGTGATGCAGAGGATTGGAATGGAATCAGCGGCGGCCGAGTAGAGCCCGGTGATCATGTCGGTGCCCGCTGGGCCCGACGTGCCGATGCATAGGCCGATATTGCCAGCCTTGGTGCGAGTATAGCCTTCGGCCATGTGCGAGGCGCCCTCGACGTGGCGGGCAAGGACATGGCGGATGCTGCCACGCGCCTTCAATGCCGAGTAGAACGGGTTGATCGCCGCGCCCGGCACGCCGAAGGCGCACGAGATGCCTTCTTTTTCGAGAACGAGAACCGCAGCATCGACTGCGCGCATCCTGGCCATGTTCAGCTCCACGAGATGATTGTTGGATGGCTAAGGATGTCACCAGGTGGGCTATTTTTCAATTTTTTCAGAATATTTTTTCATTTCTAAAAAACAATGCCTGAGCATTGAAATTGCGTGCTTTTCTGTTTTCCAAGAATCTGGCGGCGAACAAATTGAAAAACTTTTTCATTGCGCCTTTGACGAAATGGAGGAGAATGAGTCCATGGACACAACCGAAAAACGTCAGCGTGGCCGTCCGCGCTCCTTCAATGGTCCCTCGGAGACATCCTCTGTGCAATCGCTGGACCGGGCGCTGCGTATCCTTGCCATTGTCGCCGAAGGCAGCGGCTTGTCGCTCAGCGAGATCGCCGCCAGTTCCGGCCTCGCCGCCTCCACCGCCTATCGCATGCTGACGACGCTCGAAAACCACGGCATGGTTGAGTTCGACAGTTCTGACCAGCTTTGGTCGATCGGCGTCGAGACCTATCGCATGGGTGCGGCGTTCCTGCGCCGCCGCAAGCTGGTCGATCGAGCCCGCGTCGTCATGCAGGAATTGATGGAGAAAACCGGCGAGACCGCCAATCTCGGTGTCGCCGAGGATGATTGCGTGGTTTTCGTCAGCCAGGTCGAGACGCACCAGGCCATCCGCGCCTTCTTCCAGCCGGGCACACGCAGCCCTTTCCATGCATCCGGCATCGGCAAGGCGGTGCTGGCCCATCTCGAGCCGGAGCGTGTCGGCGCCATCTTGCGCAAGGCCGGGCTGCAACGTTTTACCGACAAGACACTCTTTGAGATACCCGCCCTCGCCCATGATCTCGCGGCGATCAAGCAGCGCGGCTGGTCAGTGGACGATGAAGAGCGGCATCCTGGCATGCGGTGCGTGGCTGCTGCCATCTTCAACGAATTCGGCGAACCCATCGGTGGCGTTTCCGTATCCGGGCCGACGGTGCGGGTAACGCCGGAACGGCTGGCCGAGATCGGCCCCCTGGTGCGTGACGCCGCTGCCGATGTGACGAAAATGATCGGCGGGGTCGGCTCGCCATGATGCCGGTGGCGCGAATCTAACGATGCACGCAGGGCAAACCAGGTGAAAAACAGCTGAAAAAGGGGCGGTGGGGACGCCCCTCTTTCAGGTTGCTTGAAACGGTTCGCCTCCTCCTAGAGCCGGCAATAGTGGCGGTAGCCGTCGTGGCCGACATAGGTGTCGGAGTCGACATCGTAGCTCTGGTAGCGATCGTAGCAGCGGCGGACATGCCAGGAACCACCGCCCTCATACTGGTCGACATAGACCGTGCGCGGCTGCTGGGCGAGCATGCTGCCGAGGACGAAGCCACCGACGCCGGCGGCGATGCCGATACCAAGGTCGTGATTGTGGCTGTGGGCGGCCGAAGGCTGGACAGTGCCGACCAGCGCGGTGGCGGCAACGGTGGTGGCGATAAGGCCGGAAACGAGTGTGCGCGTGAACATGATGATGATCTCCTTGCTTCGTTGACCGAGGCGATCCATCCGCCTCTTGAAGATCAGTCGTTGCGGGCAAGAAAAAGGTTCGACATTTTTTCCGATTTTTTTCAGGGAGCTGGTTTTGACCCTCAAGGTCGCGGACCGATCCGCCTGCGCGGTCCCTCACACTGACGCACGCTCAGCCCCCCGCAACGCAAAAAGGGCGGCCGAAGCCGCCCTTTTGGGAGAATTGGGTCTCTCCATCAAAGGAAAATGATCACCTTGCCATGCTTGTGGTGATGATGATTGTGGTGCCACCACCAGTGATCTTTGTGGTGCCTGTGGTGGTGATGATGGTGGTGGTGCATGCCGTGAGCCGACGACGTGCCAGCGGTGCCGGCGAGTGCGCCGGTGACGACGAAAACGGCGATGAGGCCGGAAACGAGACTGCGCTTCATGATGATCTCCTGGATCCTTGATCGAGGCGACCCATTCGCCCCTGACCATCAGTCGGCGCGGCGCGGCAAAAGGTTCGAAGGCTCGAAGGATTTCCTCCAGTGGGAGCCCGCCACCTTCATCGCGGCTCGTTACTGGCTATCCACGACCAACTGTCCGACGGTCAACCCATGCCGGTGATGTGGCGGAGCCAGAAGGCTATTGCTATGAAACCGATGATGGTGGTGACGCCGGTCCAGTCGACGTTGGCGCTCTTCACGTCCTTGATGATTTTCACCAGGAGAAGCCACGCCACCAGGAGAATCGGAAGAATGATGACAAATCTGATCATGCGACACCCTCGCCCAATGCGATTGCACCCTCCAATCATATAGGGAGCACATTGGCCGTTTTCAGGATGCCCGCTGCCCGCACCCGCTGAGCCAAAAAAACAGACTTTTGTCTTTACTGGCGCGGCAAATATGGCTAACCGGTGCGCCAGTGCCCTTGTAGCTCAGCTGGTAGAGCAGCGGTTTTGTAAACCGAAGGTCGGCGGTTCGATTCCGTCCGGGGGCACCACCTTCCTTTCCCACAGCTTCTCATAGCATCCCACCACTCAACATAATCAACGAGTTAGCTTGTCTTAGCTGCTCATGCCGACCCGCCGCGTACCGTTGCAACGCATCGATTTTTGGGTAACGATCCGGATCGTTACCCATTACCCGGGAGGTCCGTTACCCATGTCGCTCTCCGATTTCGCATGCAAGAACAGCAAGCCCAAAGACAAACCGTATCGCCTCACTGACGGCGACGGGCTCTATCTCCTCGTCCAAAGAAGCGGCTCCAAACTTTGGCAATTGCGGTATCGCAGCCTGGAAAAGGAAAACATCCTCTCCTTTGGGAAATACCCATTGGTGTCGCTACTCGACGCGAGAGAGAAGCGCGACCAGGCCAAGAGGCTGCTTATCGCCGGTATTAACCCCTCCACAAAACGCAGGGAGGAGAAGATCACGGCTCTCACAGAAGCGCGCACAACCTTCGGCTTGATCTCCGAGGAATACGTCAAACGGATGGAGGAGCGAGGCGCCGCAGCGGCCACCGTCACCAAAACCAAGTGGCTCCTCGAAGACTTGGCCTGCCCGCTGGCCAAACGTCCAATCAAAGAGATCACCCCAGCGGAGATACTTCAACTTCTCCAGAAGATCGAAAGGAGCGGCCGACGGGAAACGGCGCGGCGTCTGCGCGGCGTGATCGGCAGTGTCTTCCGGTTGGCGATTGTCACCTGCGGGCCGAGGGCGACCCGACCCTGCCGCTTCGGGGCGCCCTCCAGCCGCCTAAAGCCAATGGTCGTGCCGCTATCACCGATGAAAAGAAATTCGGTCAGCTCCTCGTGGCGATAGATGAGTACGATGGCTGGCCGACCCTGAAAGCTGCTCTCCAGTTCCTCGCCCTTACCTGCGTCCGTCCCGGCGAGGTACGGGGGGCGACCCGCGCCGAATTCGACCAAGAAAAGGCTGTCTGGCACATACCAGCCGAGCGCATGAAGATGCGTGCCCCGCACGATGTGCCACTATCCAAGCAGGCGCTCCGGGTCCTGGGAGAAGTCTGGCCGCTTTCAGAGCGGGGCGGCCTAGTCTTTCCTTCGATCCGCTCGACCAAGCGTCCGCTTTCCGAGAACGCCATGAATGCCGCGCTACGGCGGATGGGCTACCGAAAAGACGAAGTAACCGCCCATGGCTTTCGGGTGACTGCCAGCACCATCCTCAACGCCCGCAACTACGATCCAGACGTCATTGAGGCGGTACTGGCGCACCAAGACAAGAACGCCATTCGGCGTACTTACAACCGCGCGACCTATTGGGAGCAACGCGTGACGCTGATGCACGGGTGGGGGGATTTGCTAGACGCGCTAAAAGCGCACCGTTAGTCTTGTACACACTCTACGGGAGTGCCGCTGTTTTTCGGTTTGGCGTGATCACCGCGGGTATAAGTAGTTAAGCTGTTCAGTTGGCAGCAACCTAGCGCTTCAGAATCGCGCCTGATCACCCCATCAAGCTGCCAAGCCCCATCCGCGCTCGCCGGGGCTGCGCAACCCTTGCCCGGGCGAACGCTGACCGTCGCGCATTATATAAGGGGGATCAGAATTGGACGCCGATCGAGGGTCAGTTTTGGAAGCCGTTTGACATGCCGTCGATTGGAATACGGCTGGGGAATTGATCAGTTTCGCGTTGGTGGAGGTGGCCGGCGCCATTAATGGAAGTTGCCTGAATCAGGCCGGCCAAGCGGTCCAGCATGTCCGCCGCAGAACTAAGCGAAACGAGTACAAAGAAATTGCGGCCAATTTATACGAATCCGTAATTTGCTGAACCGTTCCGGCTCGCCGTATCGTCGACGACGGCAGCGCAGACCCTGCTGTCCGATGGATTTACGCGATCCATCGCGGCCCCGCTGCCTACCCCCCCGAATACACCCGGCAGCGGGGCCTGAGCTTCGGCCCCTGGGCAAGGCCATAGTAGCCGTAAGGGCCAGCCATAGAAGGGCGCCATCCTTGACCGAAGCCATGTGGTCCGGAACCAGGTCCGGACCAAGTTCGGCGCGCTCGTTGACGACGGCCCACAGGGAGCTCTCTTCAATTCAAGTGAGGCCGTTTGGGTTGGGGAGGCCGCCGGCAAATATTTCAATCGGCCGGCAAAAGGGGCTCTAACGCAATTTTGCTAGTCACTACTGCTATGCAGCGCCAATGACCCGGGCCTGGAGAAGCGCCCTGCGGCAAATCCGCAGGGCGCCTCTCCAGGGCGCAAATCAATAGCAGTAATAGGCGTATTCGCAGTAGCCGTTCCAGTAGCAGTAGTACTGCCAGTAGCAGACGGCCTTGGAATTGGCCTTTGCCATGGTGCGGACGTCGGCGGCCACCTTGGTGATCAGCGCATCGCCCTGGGCAAGGCCCTCAGCCTTCTTGAGCACCGCTTCAACGTCGAAGTTGGCACCCTTGTCGCCTTGCTGGCCGTCGGCCAGAACGCGGCCGGGAACGCTCGCCACCATCTTGGCGGAGGTGACAAGAGCGAGTGGATCGCCCTTCGCTTCGCCATAGCTTTCGAGCGCCCGGGCGGTTTCCAGGATCTGGCGTCCTTCGGCTTGCTGGGCGGCCGAGATATCAGGCTTTTTGTCCTCTGCGAACGAAGCGCCTGATGTCAGGCTGGTTGCGGCCAGAAGGCCGGCAAGAAGCAGTTTCTTCATCATCGGTCAGTCCTCTGTTGTGTCCGTTTCACTACCGCCGGTTACCCATCAGTTTCGCCGGCGCCTCCTCAATCCAATCACGCCCCCCTTCGCGGCGAAACCAGCTTGCGGATCCTGCTAGCGCCGGTCTGGGCGGCGCCAATTCGTTCTGCCGTAGAGGCAGCGTCTATTTCGCCGTCACCGTGAACGGCCGGATATCGATGGACATGTCTTCCTCGATGCGCGGTGGTTTGCTCACCGAGCCTTGGGCCATGTCGTTCAGGCTGGTCGAGACCAGATTGCGCAGTTCGGCCATTTCTGGCGCGGTATCTTCGGTTCCGGGAACATCGCGAAGGCCCTCCTGCTCGAGATTGTCGAAGACAGTGTGTGCCTTGCCGAGGCCGGGCACCGCGACGAAGATCAGACGCTCGTCGCTGGCTAATGATGTATCAGGCTCGATCTGAGCGATGTCGGCGTTTTTCTCGTCGCCGGAAGCGAGCCGGTTGATGGTGCCGGCGGCTGGCCAAAGCGTCGTGATCGAAAAGTCCTGACCGACCAGCAGCACAGTGACATCGACCGGCTTGGGGCCCGTATTGCGCATCGTTATCGATATGATGTCGCAATTGCCGAGTTGCGGGGCGGCGCCGGCCTCGACCGGCGGTTCGTACCTTGAACGGTCATCGGAACATTGTTTGTCGGTCACCGCCTCTGGCTTCGCGCGGGCGATCAGCACACGCGCCTGAAGGCCGATCGCTTGTGCAGCCTCGCTGCCGGCAAGGCGTTGCAGCGCCAGCGCGCGCGCGATCCGGTTGATTGCCGCAGCCACGGTGGCGGTCGCGGCCTGCGGATTGCCGGGCAAGGACAGCCGTGGCGATGAACCTGGCCCGAGACGATCGATCTGGCCGCCGGTGGTTGAAAAAGCGAGTTTGCCGTCAACCAGGGCAACGGCGATATCGTAACCAGCCGACCGCATGGAAACGCGTTTTGACAACGTGTCGGATGCGACCGCCGAGCGAAGGGCGGCGATTGCGGCGGCGTAGTCTTGTCCATCCGCAGGATTTACCCGGATCGGCTCTGACAGCGTCACGGAGAGATCGACGCCCGGCTCAACGATTCGGGCGAAGCGGCCCTTCTTGAAGGCCGCGTCGTTGAGCGTCGCCGGGCATGAGCCGTTTTCCCCGGCCGGTTTGGCACAAGGCCAGGCGATTTGCGTGACGATGCTTTTCGTGGCTCCGGCATTCTCGACCAGCCCATAGGCAACCACCTGCGCCTCGGCCGCCGCTGCGTCCGCGTAAAGCGCGACAATAGTGCCGTCGTTGAGGCCGGCGAGTTGCCCGGCCTGAAGGTTCCCGGCGTAGATCGGCCATTGCCTGATCGGACGGGCCTTGCTCAACCGGAGCACCGGTTCATCGAGCAAATCACCCTCAAGATCCGGTGTCTGCGTAGCCATCAACGTATTGCGCTTGATGTCGGCCACCACGGCCTGATGCAGGGTGCGGTAGGTCAGGTCCGGTGTCAGGTTGAGCCGGCTCAGCATGGTGTAGGTGAAGACGCCGTAGCTCTCGCCGTCGGCCGCGCCAGGTGGGGTTTTCTCCAGCGCGGACTCGGTTGTCTGGGCAGCGTAAAAGAAGGCGGCTCGTCCGCGTCCCTTGGGCACTGCCTTGCGTTCGAGGAAAAGTGCTCGGGTCGCCGCCCCCTTGTCCTCGGGCACTCCGAGATCAACCGGATCGACGCCACGAGCCCGGGCGTCGTCGCCGGCAACATCGCGAAACCCGCTAGCGGAATGACACGCATCGATAATGCCGAAAAAGTCGGCGCCGTTGTCGAGGATGCGCTGGACGCGCCGCGCGAGTTCGTCATCGACGATGGCGCGGTCCACGCCTTCTCCATTCCAGCGGCCTATGTCGTAGGGCAGGAAAATCTGGTCGAGACCGCCCTCTTCGTCGCCGTTGGTGTCCGGCTGCTGCGACCCATGGCCGGAGAAATAGAAGATAACTAGATCGCCTTCGCGGGCGCTATCGGCCAGCTTGTCGAGGTCAGCAAGGATCGCCTGCCTGGTGCCAGGCCCAGGGGCCAATACGCCCTCGGTCAAATCCCTGACACCGTCGGCCAGAACGGTCACATCCGCGGCCGGCACACCGAGCCGGACCAGTGTGTTGGCGACTTCGCGGGCA contains the following coding sequences:
- the gcl gene encoding glyoxylate carboligase, translating into MARMRAVDAAVLVLEKEGISCAFGVPGAAINPFYSALKARGSIRHVLARHVEGASHMAEGYTRTKAGNIGLCIGTSGPAGTDMITGLYSAAADSIPILCITGQAPRARLNKEDFQAVDIAAIAAPVAKWAVTVMEPYLVPMALQKAFHLMRSSRPGPVLIDLPVDVQLAEIEFDIDAYEPLVPFKPAMTRAQAEKALHMLNAAEKPLIVAGGGIINADASDLLIEFAEITGVPVIPTLMGWGAIPDDHRLMAGMCGLQTSHRYGNATMIEADFVFGIGNRWANRHTGSVDVYTKGKKFIHVDIEPTQIGRVFAPDLGVVSDAGAALKILLDVATEWKTSGKLRDWSGWAKECLQRKKTMKRKTHFDQVPLKPQRVYEEMNKAFGRDVTYVTTIGLSQIAGAQFLHVYKPRNWINCGQAGPLGWTLPAALGVRAADPHRAIVALSGDYDFQFMIEELAVGAQHKLPYIHVVVNNAYLGLIRQAQRGFSMDFEVSLAFENVNRAGDPEAGYGVDHVAVAEAMGCKAVRVRKPEEFAGAFKEAQRLMEEFQVPVVLEFILERVTNISMGTEIDKITEFEELAERHEDAPTAIVMLD
- the bhcR gene encoding HTH-type transcriptional regulator BhcR — translated: MDTTEKRQRGRPRSFNGPSETSSVQSLDRALRILAIVAEGSGLSLSEIAASSGLAASTAYRMLTTLENHGMVEFDSSDQLWSIGVETYRMGAAFLRRRKLVDRARVVMQELMEKTGETANLGVAEDDCVVFVSQVETHQAIRAFFQPGTRSPFHASGIGKAVLAHLEPERVGAILRKAGLQRFTDKTLFEIPALAHDLAAIKQRGWSVDDEERHPGMRCVAAAIFNEFGEPIGGVSVSGPTVRVTPERLAEIGPLVRDAAADVTKMIGGVGSP
- a CDS encoding BA14K family protein, with protein sequence MFTRTLVSGLIATTVAATALVGTVQPSAAHSHNHDLGIGIAAGVGGFVLGSMLAQQPRTVYVDQYEGGGSWHVRRCYDRYQSYDVDSDTYVGHDGYRHYCRL
- a CDS encoding integrase arm-type DNA-binding domain-containing protein, coding for MSLSDFACKNSKPKDKPYRLTDGDGLYLLVQRSGSKLWQLRYRSLEKENILSFGKYPLVSLLDAREKRDQAKRLLIAGINPSTKRREEKITALTEARTTFGLISEEYVKRMEERGAAAATVTKTKWLLEDLACPLAKRPIKEITPAEILQLLQKIERSGRRETARRLRGVIGSVFRLAIVTCGPRATRPCRFGAPSSRLKPMVVPLSPMKRNSVSSSWR
- a CDS encoding site-specific integrase encodes the protein MAIDEYDGWPTLKAALQFLALTCVRPGEVRGATRAEFDQEKAVWHIPAERMKMRAPHDVPLSKQALRVLGEVWPLSERGGLVFPSIRSTKRPLSENAMNAALRRMGYRKDEVTAHGFRVTASTILNARNYDPDVIEAVLAHQDKNAIRRTYNRATYWEQRVTLMHGWGDLLDALKAHR
- a CDS encoding caspase family protein, translated to MHAETRALVVGVSGYPNLPDAIHLVGPKNDAREVANTLVRLGVPAADVTVLADGVRDLTEGVLAPGPGTRQAILADLDKLADSAREGDLVIFYFSGHGSQQPDTNGDEEGGLDQIFLPYDIGRWNGEGVDRAIVDDELARRVQRILDNGADFFGIIDACHSASGFRDVAGDDARARGVDPVDLGVPEDKGAATRALFLERKAVPKGRGRAAFFYAAQTTESALEKTPPGAADGESYGVFTYTMLSRLNLTPDLTYRTLHQAVVADIKRNTLMATQTPDLEGDLLDEPVLRLSKARPIRQWPIYAGNLQAGQLAGLNDGTIVALYADAAAAEAQVVAYGLVENAGATKSIVTQIAWPCAKPAGENGSCPATLNDAAFKKGRFARIVEPGVDLSVTLSEPIRVNPADGQDYAAAIAALRSAVASDTLSKRVSMRSAGYDIAVALVDGKLAFSTTGGQIDRLGPGSSPRLSLPGNPQAATATVAAAINRIARALALQRLAGSEAAQAIGLQARVLIARAKPEAVTDKQCSDDRSRYEPPVEAGAAPQLGNCDIISITMRNTGPKPVDVTVLLVGQDFSITTLWPAAGTINRLASGDEKNADIAQIEPDTSLASDERLIFVAVPGLGKAHTVFDNLEQEGLRDVPGTEDTAPEMAELRNLVSTSLNDMAQGSVSKPPRIEEDMSIDIRPFTVTAK